Within Roseibium sp. HPY-6, the genomic segment GGGAAATGAACGATTGATCCGGTTGCCAGCAAGGACCGCATTACGGACAATCCGTACCGTCGAGATTTGTTTGGGGAAGAGCGCTACAGATTTAAGCGTACAAAACATCGAACAGCATGTAGCCTCAACCAAAATCGGAGCACAGACTTTTGAATGTCACACTGACGAAAATCGCCAGACACAATTTCGACGATGTGATCGAGCTTGAGCTGGAGACGTTTCAAGAGAAGAACTTACCGTCAAACGTTTACTCCATCGCGGAATCCGTTCTGTCTGAAACCTTTCACCCAAGAGCCATCTGCCTGGACGGCAAAGCGGTGGGTTTCTTGATGTACCAATTTGGCGAGATTGGAGATTTTGACGAAGGCGAGTGCACTATCTGGCGCTTCATGATTGATCGAAGGCAACAAAACAAAGGGATCGGCAAGCTTGCTATGGGCTTGGCACTAGAAGAGATAAAAGCGCACAATCGGTGCGACCTGGTGGATATATACTACGATGCCGAGAATACTGCGGCGAAGAATCTCTACGCCAAATTTGGCTTCCAAGAAGTGGGGCGCAGAGACGATGGGGACATTATCGCAGAGCGTAACATTTAGTTTTTTTGATGCCATTCAGGCAACAGCGGTCTTTTGTTAACAACGCATCACCAGATACGACGGGCTCGCTGCCACCACTAGGTGCACTTCAGCAGAACGACCGCGAGGCGCGCGCCAATAGGTTTTCACTACAATCGGCAAGAACAATCACTTCACGCCACCTGAACATTCACTTCTTGCTCCACCGCCCAGTCCCAGTGCAGGCCTTCGTTGCGATCGAAGGAATTGGTTGGAAGGCGGACAAAACGCTGACCCGCTGCGCTTGTACAAAGTCTGATTATCAGATGACGTGGTCGATCATTAGCTTAGTGGCTTTGCGTCCCCTTATATAAACAGCTTAGTAGTTTTCATGCGTCTCTTCATAGGGCACTCCAGCGGCCCTAATTCTTTCAACCAGCCAAGGCAGACTGACGCCGGAAAATGATTTGAGTTGGATGGGCTCCCGAGTGTGAAAATGGACCCAATATTCGCGTTCATCCATGTCTTCGTGTTTTTGAATGGTCTTGAATTCTATCAGCTTGAGTTCGCCTAGCGAGACTGCAAAACCTTCCTCTTTCCCATGTGCATGGTAAGGGACATGCCAAAGCAGATCTTGTTCTGTAAGCCGGAAGTGCCACTCGCCCGACGTGGACCGCGCGCGCACGGCGAACACCAGTTCCTTCACCAGCCCGTAGATCCCGCTGCCAATGGCGATGAAGCCCAAAAAAGACCAAACGCTCCAAGTTTCTATCGCCGCAATATTGAACGATACGATCGTTTCCTTTGGCAGAAGCCACGCCCCAAACAAAATTAGACCAGCAGAAAACAGGGGCGCAATGATGAGCCGAGCCAGGTTTCGTCCTCGAACTGATTGGCGCACATCAAAGTATGGATCGCCTTCGGTAAATTCAGTCAAATTGTCCTCCCGGATGCCGCATGAGAACGACACGACCTACGGCGTCTGTAAATGCTGGCGCCAATAAGCTCAATAACCGACTTGATCACTGTCCTTGCTTGCCGGGCCTTCAAACAAGTTAAAGCATTCATTGCCTTGGGCTCGATTCTGCGGTTCGCTGCGTGCTGCCTCAATATCCGTTGCAGGCCAGTTGTGTTTATGTGCCACGCAGACCATTTTCATAAACCTTTTCAGAAGGTTGACAAACTTCCGGGTTTTATGTGCGTGCAAGAAAAAAGCCAAGGCGGGCTCACCATTTACCACAGCGAGGCCCTCTGCGTCCGAACACACAGCCCCGCCCCTCGGAAGCGAACGGGCGGGTTAATTGAATTTCGATGTCTAAACCGGAGTCGCGCGGGAGATAGGCATTCGCCTTGACCGCAACAGAAGATAAGTCCTTACGTTGCGCCTGCGGGCAGTTGCGTTTCCTGGCTCCATTGTTTGGGCGATTGTCCATACATGCGTTTGAACTCCCGGCTGAACTGCGAGGAACTGACATAACCTGCGTCCCAGGCTGCTTCGCTCACATTCATTCCCCCGGCGATTTTCATCGCGGCATGGTTCAAGCGCATGGATTTTGCGAACTGGATCGGCGACATCGTGGTTGCCTGTTTGAACTTGCGGTGGAATACGGCCCGGCTCATACCCGCATGAGCGGCCATGTCGTCGATTGACAGCGGTTCGTTGACGTGCGCTG encodes:
- a CDS encoding GNAT family N-acetyltransferase, whose protein sequence is MNVTLTKIARHNFDDVIELELETFQEKNLPSNVYSIAESVLSETFHPRAICLDGKAVGFLMYQFGEIGDFDEGECTIWRFMIDRRQQNKGIGKLAMGLALEEIKAHNRCDLVDIYYDAENTAAKNLYAKFGFQEVGRRDDGDIIAERNI